CAAAACAAAAGTAACTTCAGTACCAGCTTCTAAATTTAAGCCTTCCGGTGGTAAAGTTCCCAAGCGAATTTTGGGGCCACATAAGTCTTGCATAATGGCGATCGGCTTTTGCAACTCAGTACTAATCTGCCTGAGATAGTGAGCCGTTTGGGCGTGGAATTCATAAGCTCCGTGGGAAAAATTCAGCCGTGCCACATTCATTCCAGCTTTTACCAAGGCTTGCAGCTTTTCAGGTGCAGATGTAGCCGGGCCAACAGTACAAATGATTTTGGTTCGACGCATAGGGATTGGGGGTTGAGGAGTAACCTGTGAATTTGAATGCTTTGAGCGTAGGCGTAGCCCGTCGTAGACATCGCACAAAACATCCAAATTCACACGTGCTTCATATCACTGGTTTGCTAAATAAAAATACTAGATTCCGTTTTATTTTCGGAGTATTTACCATTAGACCCAAATCCCAAAAGTCCCTAGTCAAGAGTCAGCAGTCAAAAGCTAATGACCAATGACTAATGACTAATGACTAATGACTAATGACTAATGACTAATCAAACCACAGCCGCAGTCGGGGCGAGTTTTTCTTTCTGTGACATAGACAACATCAGGTCAATCACACGATTTGAGTAGCCCCACTCGTTGTCATACCAGGCAATTACTTTGAAGAAGTTGGAATTCAACTCAATCCCAGCACCTGCGTCGAAGATGCTGGAATGAGTATCACCTTGAAAATCTGTGGAAACTACTTCTTCATCTGTGTAACCCAAGATACCTTTTAGTGAACCTGCGGCAGCCTCCTTCATAGCAGCACGGATTTCCTGATAACTGGTAGCTTTGGCTGTTTTGAAAGTTAAATCAACTACAGAGACATCGGGAGTCGGAACTCGTAATGCCATCCCAGTTAATCTGCCCTTCAATTCTGGTAAAACCAGTGCTACGGCTTTCGCTGCGCCTGTGGAGGAGGGAATAATATTTTGGGATGCACCTCGACCACCCCGCCAGTCTTTTTTGCTGGGGCCGTCTACAGTTGGCTGAGTCGCAGTCATAGCATGGACTGTAGTCATCAACCCTTCAGTCAACCCAAAGTTGTCATTAATCACCTTAGCGATGGGAGCTAGACAGTTTGTAGTGCAGCTAGCATTGGAGACAATGATATCCTTACCAGGGTCAAATAGGTGATGATTGACACCCATTAACAGGGTAGTAACTCTATCTGGATCTTTAGTGGGAGCGGAAATTACCACTCGCTTTGCACCTGCCTTCAGGTGGTTTGCAGCTCCTTCGTAGTCAGTGAAGAGTCCGGTCGCTTCCACGACATAATCTGCACCTAGTTTTCCCCAAGGTAACTCTGCTGGATTCCTCACTGACACACAAGGAATGAAATGTCCGTCAATGAGAATACCGTCTTCCTTGGCTTCAACCTTCTGCTTTAATTTGCCGTGGGTTGAATCGTACTTTAATAGGTAAGCAAGATTATCTGGTGGTACTAGGTCGTTAATGCCCACAAACTCAATGTTGGGGTTATCGATGCCAGCACGAAGCACAAGTCGCCCGATTCGACCGAAGCCATTGATACCAACTTTCAATTTAGTCAAGATTAAACCTCCCGTTGTGGAAGTTGAACAAAAGGAGCAAGTTAAAAGTCAAAATAGATTGCCTTTTACTCTTTACTCTTTGATCCTGACAGTCTCAGTCGGCTAAGGCATATTTACTTGGCATATTTTAAGGATTGGGGCATTGGGCATTGGGCATTGGGCATGGGGAAAGGGGTAAGGGGAAAAGGGGAAAGATTAAATTTATTCCTTTTCCCTTTAACCTTTAACCTTTTCCCCTGCTCCTGCTGCCCCACTGCCCCTCTGCCCCTCTGCTCCCCGCTCCTCAATTCAAGTGGGTTGGACAAATCGCTTAATTTCACCACAGGCAATATAAGACTTGCCATCCGGTGCGGTTTTGACTTCATCAACAACGTAAAGCATTCCTTCCTCGCGAACCGATCGCGGAAAACGCATGTTCCAATCCGGTTCATATCCGTCGGAAACCACCCTAGCACGTAGTTTGCTGCCATCTTTGACACATTGAACTAAAATGCTGTCTCCTACACTGTCAGTTGTGGGCAGATCGGCAGCACTGGCAGGGCCTTTGGAAGCTTTACCTGTGTTAGCTGGATACGATTGTCTAGGGGCAACAAAGATATCTGTTTCACCAGGTTGAGCAAAACGGGTAATCTTACCACGTACCCGATAGAAAGTAGCATCGCTTGAAAGTTCCAATCCTTCAACAACATAACGTGCCCCCTCGGCACGAATGGCACGAGGAAACTGGATGTTCTTGGTTGAATCATAGCCTTCGGACATGACCTTGACCCGCAGTTTACCCCCTTCACGAACGCAGTGCAATTCAACACCTGAACCGACTTCATTCACAATGGGCATGGCGTACACTTCATCGCCAGTAGTGACACCGCGACCTACCAAATCGCTGCGATTGCGCGTCATCGTTTGGTAAGTCTGATCTCGCATCTCTTTCCGTCCGGCATTGCCTAAAGCTTTTTGAGCGATTCGACTGGCGAAATATTCAAGCTGATCGATTTCTTCAGCAATTTCAAAATTCTCATTCAACCCTTTATCCCGCAAATCTTTCACAAGCGATCGCAGGGTTTGTTCAGCTTCCTGATGCTTGCCATGTTCAGCGAGATGAAGTCCAGTCTCTTTGGCCTTAGCGATGGTAAGGCGACTCAGTTCCAGAATTATATGACTCGTAGCAGCAAAAGCTGCTTCCTCAATGGTGCCAACTTTGGCGACGACATCGACTGTACCTGACACGCTTTGAATGCGGTCATCTTGCACAACATCGGCGCTGTAATGCAATTTCATCACAGGTAAATCGCCAACTTGAGCACTTGATATCCCCAGACTCAAACCGAGAAGTTTATCTTCGCCCTCGTAAAGCTCTCCCAAGGTGATGACAGTTTGACCTGCATCATTCTGACTAACTTTAGCCAGACTTAAGGTATCAACCAGGCTGACACCATTAGCCAATTCAAGTGTCACCTTGAGGTTCTGTCCCACTACTGCTCTGAGACTGTCTAGCTCAATACTAAACACTTCAGTTGCTTCGTCGATGCTCTGAATGAAGTAGAAGTTGCCCGTGGCTGCCCTTGCCATCCCAATCAACAGGTCTTCATTAAAACCCTGAGCAAAACCTAGCGTAGTTGTGATAATGCCTTCCTCAGCTTTTTGCCCTGCTGTCGCCGTCAGTATCTTGGGGTCTTGAATGCCCATATTGGCATGACCATCGGTAAGTAGGAGAACACGGTTGATTTTTTGCGGGTCGAGTCGCGTTTTCACGTGTTCGCAGCCTTTGAGCCATCCCCCCGATAAGTTGGTAATACCACCTGCTCTCACCTTGCGGATGGAATTTTTCAGTGTAGATTTGTTAGTCACAGCTTGGGGTGGCACAACACTATCTACTTCATCGTCGTAAACAACTACTGAGAGAATGTCATCAGGCTCAAGTTGATCTACCACAGACTCAGCGGCTTTGAGTGCGTGATGCAAGGGAGCGCCTGCCATAGAGCCGGAACGGTCAATTACAAGCGAAAGGTTAAGGTTACGTCGAGGAGATTTAGCTATATCAGTACGAAAACGTAGCAGAATATCAGTCTTTAATGAAGATCCTGCGGCGAGGATAGATTGGTCAAATTCGTAACTTGTCTTAATCATTTTTTATATCCCTCAGAATTGTCTTTTATCAGCTACAAGGCTTGTGAAACATAGACAGTAAGCGCTTTATTTAGTTTACCCAGAAATAAGTTTGTTCAGTATAAAAATGGTATTTAATGTAAGATTTTATAGTTTTAGTATCTTACCAGCGTAGACAGAGCCAGTCCTAGACATTCTCGACTCTCTGCTACTGAAAGGCGATCGCACTGGTCACAATTGCGGGAAACTGAAAGCAGATATATTAGGAGAGGAGAACCTAATGAGTTGGACTAAAGTTCTTGCAGTCGATGCACTTTCCCCAGGTGCGCGAGAAGTGGTGAAAGTTGGCAGCCGGAAAATTTTGCTTTTGAATCACGAAAGTCAGCTTTATGCTGTAGATAACACTTGTCCTCACTTAAAATTACCGTTGAAAAGTGGGAAAATAAATGAGAATGGCGCAATTGTTTGTTCCTTCCATCA
This portion of the Nostoc sp. GT001 genome encodes:
- the gap gene encoding type I glyceraldehyde-3-phosphate dehydrogenase translates to MTKLKVGINGFGRIGRLVLRAGIDNPNIEFVGINDLVPPDNLAYLLKYDSTHGKLKQKVEAKEDGILIDGHFIPCVSVRNPAELPWGKLGADYVVEATGLFTDYEGAANHLKAGAKRVVISAPTKDPDRVTTLLMGVNHHLFDPGKDIIVSNASCTTNCLAPIAKVINDNFGLTEGLMTTVHAMTATQPTVDGPSKKDWRGGRGASQNIIPSSTGAAKAVALVLPELKGRLTGMALRVPTPDVSVVDLTFKTAKATSYQEIRAAMKEAAAGSLKGILGYTDEEVVSTDFQGDTHSSIFDAGAGIELNSNFFKVIAWYDNEWGYSNRVIDLMLSMSQKEKLAPTAAVV
- a CDS encoding VWA domain-containing protein translates to MIKTSYEFDQSILAAGSSLKTDILLRFRTDIAKSPRRNLNLSLVIDRSGSMAGAPLHHALKAAESVVDQLEPDDILSVVVYDDEVDSVVPPQAVTNKSTLKNSIRKVRAGGITNLSGGWLKGCEHVKTRLDPQKINRVLLLTDGHANMGIQDPKILTATAGQKAEEGIITTTLGFAQGFNEDLLIGMARAATGNFYFIQSIDEATEVFSIELDSLRAVVGQNLKVTLELANGVSLVDTLSLAKVSQNDAGQTVITLGELYEGEDKLLGLSLGISSAQVGDLPVMKLHYSADVVQDDRIQSVSGTVDVVAKVGTIEEAAFAATSHIILELSRLTIAKAKETGLHLAEHGKHQEAEQTLRSLVKDLRDKGLNENFEIAEEIDQLEYFASRIAQKALGNAGRKEMRDQTYQTMTRNRSDLVGRGVTTGDEVYAMPIVNEVGSGVELHCVREGGKLRVKVMSEGYDSTKNIQFPRAIRAEGARYVVEGLELSSDATFYRVRGKITRFAQPGETDIFVAPRQSYPANTGKASKGPASAADLPTTDSVGDSILVQCVKDGSKLRARVVSDGYEPDWNMRFPRSVREEGMLYVVDEVKTAPDGKSYIACGEIKRFVQPT
- a CDS encoding Rieske (2Fe-2S) protein encodes the protein MSWTKVLAVDALSPGAREVVKVGSRKILLLNHESQLYAVDNTCPHLKLPLKSGKINENGAIVCSFHHSAFDLRTGEVKDWCSWPPGVGKVLSLVSQPKALPVFPIRVEEGSIWVDVQEE